CCCTGCTATGACCATGACAATGCTCACTTCATGGCAACGTTGGGAGTCCCAGCATTTGCCTGCACGCCTGACCTTTTCCCCGACCTAATGGCAGCCGCCATTAATCGCCAGGATTTGGGGCAGTGGGCAGCGGCGCGAGAAATTGTCACGGCCAGTCCCTAAATTGCCTGGCTGATTTGCAGTGTTTTTGGAGCAGGAAGCTGGTTTGGGTGGATAGGTGGATGGGTGGCGAATGCGGGTGAGAATTTCTGTAATGTGGTGTCTTGAATTTGCATTGGACGGTTATTAGCGTATCTCGACAGGTTTGCGTGGAAAGCAGACTCAAATGCCGCCTTATTCCAAGCAAACCCTGTCTTTAGAGGTTGTCGTTAATCTAGCTGCCGATAGCGCAGCAGATAGCTAAACACTTCCCCCTGCTCTGGCGTAATAAAAATGCCTGATGCTGGGATGGTGAATAGCTTGCTCCACTGCGACTGCTCGGCATACTGGAGCACATGCAGGTGATTGATCGCACCCCGCACTCCTTCCGGCGAACCTATCACTAGATGTCGCAAGGGCTCTCGACCCGGCTGGGCAGCCGGATTTGCTAGCAGCAGCGGATTTGCCGCCCCGCCCCGGTGGGCAGACGACAGCAGATAGGGTAAACACAACATATTGGGACTCCTCCTAATGAAACGGATGGTAGGAAAGTCCCAAAAACTTGGCCGCCCCAAACGATTACAGCGCGGGACGGCCAACGAGTACCATGGTACTCAGCCTCCGAGACTGGTTGGTTCAGGCTTGGGGGTCAGCCGCTGGTTGGAGGCCCTAATCTCCTTCCAGTGGCGTTCGACCAAATTTTTGGGGCAAACAGGCTGCACGCAGACAGCCATAGTTTAGGAATCTAACCCATTTGCGATCGCGTTGCAAGTCAAAATTGCTACAGAGCCCGTGCCGTCTCGAAGCTTAACAGGGCATCAATCATCATCCTTGACCCAGACGTAACGGGCAGGCTCAAACTCTAGATGCCGCTTAAAGTCGTGAAGCGGCTTGAGGACATCATCTAGGGACTCAGGGTTCTGAACTCCCTCCTTCCAAGTTTTGCGATCTAAGGTGCCCACGACTAAATACTCATTGCCGACTAGGTTGGGATAGTACTGCAGGGATATCTTCTTAAGTAGCCGATCGAGTTCGTCTTTGTGAGCAATCAGCAGGTCGCAGTTGGGGCAGTAGCGACAGGTTTTATTCAAACTCACCGGCTGAGCAGGTTTGATGAGAATCATCAGCGGCTTTTTTCGCAGCTTAGTTGTGCTGTCGCACTTAGGACAGCGGGTGAAGCGGGCATCGCTGTGAGGATTGAGGAAGAAGTCGTACTGAGGCGGTTGATGGCCGAAGTACTTTGTTTTTTTACCCTGTTTCTTTCCCATAAGAAGCCACTACTCTATTAATTTAAGGTACAAGGTTGACTGGGATGCCTCATGGCTAGTTCACCACCGCTAGCGAAATTACTGGCAAAGCGCAGCCGAGAAGATCTGCTGGAAATGATTGAGCAGATGGTGCAGCGCCATCCTGATTTGATTGCCGTGGTAGATGCGCCTCAGACCCCAACCATCGGTCGGCAACCGGATCTCGCTAAATATCAGCGCCAAGTGGAACGGATCTTTCAAGGCTCCGAGATGCGCCCAATGGTAGCTGGACTAGAAGCTCTGGCGGGTCACGGTGAACGGCTCAGTGAAAGCAGCGACTGGATTCATGCGGGGGATGTGTATCACCTACTGCTGGAAGCCGCCAATGAACACTACGACGACAGCGCGTTGGAGGTTGACTACAACGGTGAGGTTGGCTGCGTGATTCAAGAGATTGCCGAAGGGCTGAGTGATTGCCTCAAACGCGCCAAAGGTCTTGATGCAGATCGCCGCCGGGCCTGGATAGAAACCCTGTTTAACGCCGTTTTGAAAGACATTGAGCTGGGTGGTATAGATTATGCCTATTTCGCTAGAGATACTGTTCTATTTCACACCACTGATGAAGATTGGGTCTGGCTGGAGCCACGGATTCAATCGGAAATTCAGAATGCGCTCGTACGGAAGTCCTTTGGCTCTTGGGCCCGTGAGCGCCTGGTCAATCTGCTTGCAGAACGGGCCAACCATAGCGGCAAAGCCCAAATGGCAGAGGAGATTATCCTCGAACTAGGAACACCTGAGCAGCGGGCCTTTTTCCATTTGCAACACCACGATCTGGAGACGGCGGTTGAGATCGCACGCGTTCACTTCAAGTCCCTGCCAGGGTTAGTCATTCAGTTTGCCGATAGTCTCTTGCAGGCCAATGCCCCAGATCTGGCCCTAGAGTTTGTGCAGGAGTGTACCCAAGACGGCCGCCACAGCTATGAGGAATGGTTGGCAAAGTTCTACAAAAACCACGGTCAACCAGAACAATTTGTCGCAGCCCAGATTGACTTGCTCAAGACCTGCTTTACCCTTAAGGGCTACCGAGATTTGCAGGCTCAGGCAACGCCTTTGGGAAAGTGGAAATCGCTGCGTCAGGCGCTGCTCTCAGCATTGGAAGCGCAGAAGAGTTATCGCTCTCTCATTGATGTGGCGCTGCTAGAACAGGACTGGGACTCGGCACTGTGCTATCTCAAAAAGATGAGCCCTTGGAACAGGGAATCCCATCAGGCGCGAGTGGCTGAAAAAATTCAAGCTGATCGGCCTGAGGTTGCGATCGCACTTTGCCAAGAACTCATTCAAGCTGCCATCAACCAACGTGGGCGAGACAACTATCGCAGAGCAGTCCAGCATCTCCAAGTCACCCAACGCCTTTATAAACGACTGCGCCAGGAAAGCGAGTTTCAACAGTATGTGCAGAGCCTACGAACTCAACACAAGAACCTGCCCGCCCTTAAGCAGGAACTCAGCAAGGTAGGGCTTTAGAGCCGATCTTGACAAATAACTCTTTAATAGTTGTTACTTAGAAACAAAACTCCAAATTACACCCGAGAAAAGGAACTGTTTCTCCTAGGAAAGCGTTCGGGTTAATGGCTAAAAGAAAATCTTTGCAATGGAGCTACCAACATGCTTTCGATATAGGTCTGGTAGCTCGGCTGAACAGGTGAACAGGTCAAAGTGGAACTGAATCTTTATGAGAAACATCAAAATTCAGGTACAAAAAGTTCTCGCTTGTTCCCGGCATAGTGTTGGTAAATTACCTCAGGCGAGTTCCCTACCAGACGAGCCACATCTTTTGCGTCTAATTTTCCAGTCTCTAGAGCGTGTGTTATGAAGGTGTGGCGGGTTTGATAAACTTTGCGGTATTCAATACCAAGACCTTTGAGAACGGCTTTCCACGTTCGGTTTCTGAAATTATTGAAATCAATCGGCTTTCCCTCTGGAGAGGGAAAAACAAGATCTTCCCCGTTTACATTCTCTGGCTTGATACTTCTAAGCAAGTTTCTAAGCTTCTCGTTGCAAGGGAAGCGACGTCTTTCCTGGGTTTTCAGGCCCTTTCGAACCTTTCTACCTGAATCGGTACCAATTAAAGCTTGTTCAAAAACAACTTGGCTACAGTCTTCAGCAACGTGCTTCCACTGCAGCGCGACTGCTTCAGAGGGACGGCAGCCAGTGGAAAACAGAAATGTAATCAATGGGGCATAACGGCTGTGCTTGAAAGCCGACTTGTGAGGGCAAAACTGATCTGTCTCAATAGCTTTTAGAATGGCATCTCGTTCTTCTATCGAGAACGGACTGATATCACTGAACCCTTCTCCTCTAGAAGCTTTCGGCGACTTAATCTCTGTAGCCATCCCCAAGAAGGGGTTCTGGGCTATGGAACCTGCCTTCACTGCTAAGTCGCAGCAGGCACTTAGGCGAGTGATGAAACGCTTAGCAGAATTTAGGGGTATTGTCTTCAAAATATAGTCTCGAATCCTGGCAGCATCACTTAGCTCATGACTCGGAAGCTTCTTGATGTAGCCCGTGTACACCCCGTAGGTGTACTTCATAGTGTTTTCGGAGCACTGTGGGCGTTTGAACTCAATGAACTTCTCCCAGAGGTCAACTAGCAAAGGCTCGGGTGTAACCTTGGGTGTAATGTCAGGTAAAGCAGTACTGAGAGCAGTCTGGGGCTTGTACTTAGCAAGGGTTGCGTCAAAGTTTCCTGAGACAATGTCTAGCTCTATCTGGCGAGCTTTTGCTTTTGCCGCTTTGCGGTTGATTTTGGTATCAGGCAACCCCAAGCTTAGATAATGCCGTTTCTCGCCGTATCTGAATCTAAGCTGTAGTCGACCATTAGAATTAATGACTTGAACAGACCCTTTTGAAGCCTTTTGCTGCGGAGTATCAGAATACATTGCCTGCTTAGTTCATTTGTATCGATATCTTACACCCGTTTTACACCCAAAGTTACCTGAGAATACCCAAATTACACCCAAGATTGGATCCAAGTTAGACTTATTAGCCCTCTCCTTAGACAGCTAAAAGCCCCGAAAACAAGAGCTTTCGGGGCTTTTAGAATGAAGCGGGTGAACGGACTCGAACCGTCGACATTCAGCTTGGGAAGCTGACGTTCTACCACTGAACTACACCCGCAGAGGCTGTGCTAGATAGCACAAATCCTACTTAGAAGCTCTAAGCCTGAGAAATCATTATAGGGCATTGCCCGGGCTCTATTCTTCGGAGGGCGTCAATTTAAGTTCTGATGTAGTTTGCAACAGATTGATCCGAATCACAACAGAATGGCAAATAACCTGTTGTAATAGCCAATAGTCTCGAAGCTTAGCGTCGCTTGCGATCGCACTTGTTTCTACCCATTAAGTTCTTAGGGTCAGGTGGGCAGACTTGTGAGTATACTTCAGAGATATTTCGATGGGCACCGTCTGCTCTGGTTCACGACACTACTAAACCAGCCACCTATCTAGAGCCATAGGCTTTCAGCATGTTCAACGCCACTGAAATACTGATATCCGACTTTGTGGGAAAGCTCAGGGCGGGCTATCGGCGCACCTATGGAGGGCAAAACCCCAATTACGAAGACATCATTGCCTGGGCAGGCAGTATGGCTTTGGAAAATATTGCCAACAGTGATGCTCTTTACCACAACGTCGAGCACACGATCTTAGTTGCTCTAGTCGGGCAGGAGATTCTGAGAGGCAAGCACATCCGAGAGGGTGGGGTAACCTGCGAAGACTGGCTGCACTTTATTATTTCCCTGGTTTGCCATGACATCGGCTACGTCAAGGGGGTCTGTCGAGCCGATCAAGACAAGAACCACCTTTACGCAACGGGGCAGGGCGATCGCATGGTGCACCTGCCGCCAGGGGCTTCGGATGCCTCCTTGACCCCCTACCACGTAGATCGGGGCAAGCTCTTCATTGAAGAGCGCTTTGGCGGCAACAGCATCATTAAATCCGAGACTGTCAAGCGCAATATTGAGCTCACTCGCTTTCCGGTGCCCCAAGAAGAAGACCATCAGGACACAGTTTATTTCCCAGGTTTGGTACGGGCGGCTGACTTAATCGGCCAGCTAAGCGATCCTCGCTATTTGAAGAAAATCAGCGCGCTCTACTATGAATTCGAGGAAACCGGGCAGACCAAGGTCTTGAAGTATGAACATCCTGGGGATTTGCGGCGCAACTACCCCAAGTTCTACTGGAATGTGGTGCATCCTTATATTCAAGACGGGCTGCGCTATTTGTCTCTGACCCAGGAAGGCAAACAAATTATTGCTAACCTGTACTCTAATGTGTTTATGGTGGAGAACGAAAGAGATATAGTTCCCACCTAGATAGCTAGCTTATGAACTGGTGGCAAAAGTTTAGGCGCAATCGGCTGGCTCAGCTAGGCGCTGCTATATTGGTTTTGATGTATTTGGTGGCTATTGGAGCAGGCTTTGTGGCTCCCTATGGCCCCTATGAGTCTCAGGCTAATGGATCGCTGCTGCCGCCAACGACAGTGTACTGGCGACATCAGGAAACTGGGGAATGGCTCGGTCCTCACGTCTACCCCACAGCCCAGGGCCCGGTTGAGCTTGACACTGGAAACCGGCAGGTGACGGTTGACTACAGTGAACCATCGCCAATTCGCTTATTTACCCGAGACGAGCAGGAGCAGCTTCATTTATTTGGCACGGATGGGCCGGGGCGCTTGAATCTGCTGGGAACCGATGAGCAAGCGCGAGATCAGTTTAGCCGTCTGCTGTACGGCAGTCGGATTAGCTTGAGCGTGGGTCTAGTGGGAATTGCGATCGCATTTCCCATCGGTATGTTGGTGGGCGGACTGGCGGGCTACTTTGGTGGCACCATTGATGCTGTCTTGATGCGGCTGGTAGAGGTGATCATGACGATCCCCAGCATTTATCTGCTGGTGGCGCTGGCCGCCGTTTTGCCCCCTGGCTTGAGCAGCGCCCAGCGGTTTATGCTGATTGTGCTGATTACCTCATTTATCGGCTGGGCCGGACTGGCGCGGGTCATTCGAGGACAGGTCTTGTCGATCAAAGAGCGAGACTTTGTCCAGGCCAGTAAGGTGATGGGGGGGCGCTCGTTTTACATTGTGGTTCGCCACATTTTGCCTCAAACCGCGACCTACGGTATTATTGCGGCAACTTTAGCGATACCCGGATTTATTTTGGCTGAGGCTGTATTGAGCTTTATTGGCCTCGGCATTCAGCAGCCCGATGCCTCTTGGGGCAACATGCTGACGCTGGCAACCAACGCCTCCATTCTGGTGCTGCAGCCCTGGCTAGTGTGGCCGCCGGCAGTGCTGATTGTGGTCACCTCTCTGGCCTTTAACCTGCTGGGAGACGGTTTACGAGACGCGCTTGACCCCCGCACCCTAAAGCAATAAACCATAGTGGACCGAAATTGGTGACGCGAGTGCTGGGTTGGACAAAAGCTTGGAATTGGCGAGTGCTCAAGGCTCTCGTTGTCACAGCTTTGGCTTTGTCGCTCATGGCCTGCGGTGGGCTGAGCGGTGCTCCTGCCAATGACGTAATTGAGCAAGCTGTGGTGCGTCAGTTCGAAACCACGCAGCAGGAACTTCAGCGGCAGCTGTCGCTAGAAGATGCTTCGGCCTCTAGCTTTCAAGTTTCTGGAGTGAAGGTTGATCGCACTCAGCGAATGACGCTTCAAAATCTGCCCGCGTACCAGGTTCAGGGCACCTACAGGCTAACGGGACGCGGCCTTTCCCGAGCAGTACGGCGGGCTCGCAATCCATTTGAGATTTATCTGCAGAGTCAGGATGAGGGCGAGACTTGGGTGCTAGTGAAGCCCGGAATCTGAGGTGACTACCAGCCTTTCTCTAGTTTTTGGCTACAGATTTGCTTGAAATTAACCGATTTGATCCTCGGCGTACTGGTTGGATCTCAGGAATATTCCAGCATGGAGAGGCACATCCAAATTGGGCAAGTTGAGCATGTCTGCCAAAGCCAACGCCTCGATTTAAAGTGTCCCGTCCAATTGAACGCTCCTAGTGGACAAGGGAGCGGGCTGCCTGCTCGACTACCTGAAGTTGGGCGCAGGAAACCTGCTCGATTAGAACTGGCTTGCCCGACTGGGTCGCGTAAATCTCAAGGATCGCCTCAAGGTGGCTCCAAAACATCCACCGCTGACCGGGAAACAGAACTTGCTCCAGACGCAAACCGGGCAGGTTAGACACTAGCGCTACTTGGACGTGGCTGCTGTGGTTGCTGTAGTAGCACAGGATGCGCTGTGACACGTCAGAAAACGAGGGGATATAGCTCATGGGTTGATCCGTTAACTAAATCTAGGCTAACCGTGAGGAATAACCTACAGCCAGCCATTAGGTAGAGATTTTGCGGAATTTCAGTTAACTATTTTTGTCAACAGCGCTCTTAGCGAGTGCAGAAGATGAACCTGCCATCTCAGATAGTGTCTTCTTGTCAGTCTTAGACCAGGTCTCGTCGCCGATCCGGTTCAATCCTCGATCGCATTACATGGACAGCAGGATTTGCGATCCATCCTCGGTTTTGTGAATGTCAATTCGGGCCTGAAAGGCTTCCCGGAAGTGGGGAATGTGGGTGACTGTGAGGATACAGGCAAAGTCGGCTGCGATCGCACTAATTGCTGCAATTAAGCGATCGCAACCCTCCACGTCCTGGGTGCCAAAACCCTCATCGATAATCAGCATTTGTAGGGGCATGCCTGAGCGCTGGGCTAGCAGTCGGGCCAGGGCCAGCCGAATGGCAAAGTTGACCCGAAAGGCTTCGCCGCCTGAGTAGGTTTCGTAAGGGCGGGTGCCTCGGGTATCGGCAATCAGGATGTCGAGGGTGTCGATTAGCTTGTTTTGGCGACGACTGGCCCGCTGAGTCACAAACTGTACGTGCAGCTGGTTGCCGCTGAGGCGGCTGAGAATGTGATTGGTTTCGGCCTCTAGCTGAGGCAGCAGGTTTTCAATCATCAGAGCTTGGATGCCGTTGCGGCCAAAGGCATAGGCCAACTCCTGGTACACCCGCGCCTGGGTGCGGGCGGCCTGCAGCGCTTGCTGCTGAGACAATAGCTGAGCCTGGAGCTGGTCAAGCTGCTGAATCTGCTGCTGGAGCGCGCCCAGTTGAGCCAGAGTATAGTCGCGCTGCACCTGTTGGGCCTGCAGCTGTCCCTCTAGTTCCTGAATCTGCTGCTGGGTATCAGGCGTTTGGCCCAGAGCGACCTCTAGCTCAGCTATCTGCTGGTTTAACAGGTCTAGTTCTTGGGTACGGGTCTGGGCGAGCTGCTCAATGTTAGCCTGCCGCTGCCGCAACTCGGGCTGCTGCTGTTGGGCCTGCTCTAGGGCCTGAAAGCGCATCTGCCAGGGCTGCTGGGCTTGAATAGCTTGTCGCAGCTGGTTATGCCCATCGAAGGAGTAGCCGATGGCGGCTAGCTGCTGGTCAAGCGTTGCGATCTCATGCTGTAAGGGGGCTTGCTTTAGGCTTGCCAGTTCAGCCTGCAAAGCTGCGATCCGAACTGCCAGTTCGGGCTGCTGGGCTAGTAGCTTTTCCCGGCGACGATTAGCGTGCTCAATTTCCGCCTGCTTAATCTCGGCCCAGCGCAGCCGATCCATCTGACCTCGAACCAAGGCATGATCGCGGTCGTCGTAGTGAAGCTGGGCCAGGCTCTGGTCAATCTGGGTCAGTTCTTGCTGCACGTCTAGGGCGAAGTGGTTTTCCTGCAGGCAGTGCTCTAGCTGCTGCCGCTCGGCCTCTAGCTGCTGCAGGCGGCTCTGCACATCGGCGCTTGAGCGGAGTTGGGCTTCTAGCTGGCCGCGCTGCTGTAGCGCTGGGCTATAGCGGTCTAGCTCTGCTTCTAGATCTCGGTACTCTTGCCGCAGCACCTGAATTTCTCGCTCTGAGGTAGTAAGCTGCTCTCGGATTACCCAAAGCTGGTCCTGCAGCTCTTTCTGCTGAATCCGCTGACGCTCTAGTACGAGCTGCCAGTGGTGCTCGTCTAAGGGGCGATCGCAGAGTGGGCAGACGGCATCGGGTTCTGACAGCAGGCGAATTTTTTGATCGACCTGGTTTAGTTGGGCCTCGTAAGTGCGTTGGTTGGCCTGCAGCCGCTCCATAAAGCTGCGCCGCTCTAACCCCTTCTCGCGCACCTGAGCCTGGTAGCCCCGCCGCTTCTCTAGATACTCTAGGGTGTGGGCTACCTCCATCACGGCCTGCATTAGCTGGGGCTGCTGAGCGTGCTGGTGCTGTAGCTGCTGCTCAGAGCTACAAAGTTCTTCTAGCCGAGTGTTGAGCCGAGTTTGGGCCCGCTCCAGAGAAACCTGCAGTGTCTGACGGCGTTGCAGCAGGGGCGCGGCCTGCATCTGCAGTTCATCGAGCTGTCTAAGCCGGGTTTTGGCAGCCTGGAGCTGCCCCAAAGCGATCTTGACTTCAGGGGCTTTAGCCAAAATCGGCTGGCACTCCCGCAGCTGTTCCTCTAGAGCGGTCTGCTGATGCTGTAGCTGCCGCAGCCGGTCGGTCAACTGCTGCTGCTGCTGCTGATACTGCTCCTGAAGCTGGCGGCGCTGCTCTTGGAGCTGTTGGTGCTGTTGAAACTGGGCCGATAGAGCTAGCTCTTGGGCCTGGAGCTGCTGCAGGTGCTGGTACTGAGCTGCGATCGCATCCGCTTCTTGCAGCACCGCCTCAGTTCGCTGCAGCTGTTCTTCTAGGCTGCTCTGCTCTCCCCGCAGCCGCTCCAACGCCTGCTGCAAATGCCCCTGTTGCTGTCGCTGCAGTTGGATCTGCTGCTGCCACACCTGCCGCTGCTGGTTCAAGCTGTGCAGCTGCTCCAGACGCTGCTGTAGGCTTTGCTGACCCTGGCTAAGCCCCTCCAAAAAAGTCTGTAGGCTTTGGTGGTTTTGAACAACCTGGCTGCGCTGCTCTAGCCGAGTTTCTAGATCTTGGCTCTGCGCCTCCAGCACGCCAATTTGGACTTTGGCTTCCCGCAACCGGTCTTTGGCCCGCTCGGCCAGATGATCGTACTGCTCCAGCTTCAGCAAATCCGCTAGGATCTGCTTGCGCTCGCTGGGCCGCTTCAGCATGAACTCATCTGCCCGGCCCTGGCGTAGGTAGGCAGAATTGACAAACGTGTCGTAATCGAGCTTGAGCTGTTGACAAATCAGCAGCTGAGTTGCCCGCATGCCCCGCTGGGTC
The window above is part of the Pseudanabaena sp. FACHB-2040 genome. Proteins encoded here:
- a CDS encoding site-specific integrase, with the translated sequence MYSDTPQQKASKGSVQVINSNGRLQLRFRYGEKRHYLSLGLPDTKINRKAAKAKARQIELDIVSGNFDATLAKYKPQTALSTALPDITPKVTPEPLLVDLWEKFIEFKRPQCSENTMKYTYGVYTGYIKKLPSHELSDAARIRDYILKTIPLNSAKRFITRLSACCDLAVKAGSIAQNPFLGMATEIKSPKASRGEGFSDISPFSIEERDAILKAIETDQFCPHKSAFKHSRYAPLITFLFSTGCRPSEAVALQWKHVAEDCSQVVFEQALIGTDSGRKVRKGLKTQERRRFPCNEKLRNLLRSIKPENVNGEDLVFPSPEGKPIDFNNFRNRTWKAVLKGLGIEYRKVYQTRHTFITHALETGKLDAKDVARLVGNSPEVIYQHYAGNKRELFVPEF
- a CDS encoding Npun_R2479 family HD domain-containing metalloprotein; the encoded protein is MFNATEILISDFVGKLRAGYRRTYGGQNPNYEDIIAWAGSMALENIANSDALYHNVEHTILVALVGQEILRGKHIREGGVTCEDWLHFIISLVCHDIGYVKGVCRADQDKNHLYATGQGDRMVHLPPGASDASLTPYHVDRGKLFIEERFGGNSIIKSETVKRNIELTRFPVPQEEDHQDTVYFPGLVRAADLIGQLSDPRYLKKISALYYEFEETGQTKVLKYEHPGDLRRNYPKFYWNVVHPYIQDGLRYLSLTQEGKQIIANLYSNVFMVENERDIVPT
- a CDS encoding ABC transporter permease, yielding MNWWQKFRRNRLAQLGAAILVLMYLVAIGAGFVAPYGPYESQANGSLLPPTTVYWRHQETGEWLGPHVYPTAQGPVELDTGNRQVTVDYSEPSPIRLFTRDEQEQLHLFGTDGPGRLNLLGTDEQARDQFSRLLYGSRISLSVGLVGIAIAFPIGMLVGGLAGYFGGTIDAVLMRLVEVIMTIPSIYLLVALAAVLPPGLSSAQRFMLIVLITSFIGWAGLARVIRGQVLSIKERDFVQASKVMGGRSFYIVVRHILPQTATYGIIAATLAIPGFILAEAVLSFIGLGIQQPDASWGNMLTLATNASILVLQPWLVWPPAVLIVVTSLAFNLLGDGLRDALDPRTLKQ
- a CDS encoding DUF1830 domain-containing protein yields the protein MSYIPSFSDVSQRILCYYSNHSSHVQVALVSNLPGLRLEQVLFPGQRWMFWSHLEAILEIYATQSGKPVLIEQVSCAQLQVVEQAARSLVH
- a CDS encoding SMC family ATPase; its protein translation is MIPRQLTLKNFLSYREATLNFEGLHVACISGPNGAGKSSLLEAIVWAIWGHSRAAAEDDVIYQGELEARVDFVFEHSHQVYRILRSRRRNQASSLEFQVLTEQGYQVLTQRGMRATQLLICQQLKLDYDTFVNSAYLRQGRADEFMLKRPSERKQILADLLKLEQYDHLAERAKDRLREAKVQIGVLEAQSQDLETRLEQRSQVVQNHQSLQTFLEGLSQGQQSLQQRLEQLHSLNQQRQVWQQQIQLQRQQQGHLQQALERLRGEQSSLEEQLQRTEAVLQEADAIAAQYQHLQQLQAQELALSAQFQQHQQLQEQRRQLQEQYQQQQQQLTDRLRQLQHQQTALEEQLRECQPILAKAPEVKIALGQLQAAKTRLRQLDELQMQAAPLLQRRQTLQVSLERAQTRLNTRLEELCSSEQQLQHQHAQQPQLMQAVMEVAHTLEYLEKRRGYQAQVREKGLERRSFMERLQANQRTYEAQLNQVDQKIRLLSEPDAVCPLCDRPLDEHHWQLVLERQRIQQKELQDQLWVIREQLTTSEREIQVLRQEYRDLEAELDRYSPALQQRGQLEAQLRSSADVQSRLQQLEAERQQLEHCLQENHFALDVQQELTQIDQSLAQLHYDDRDHALVRGQMDRLRWAEIKQAEIEHANRRREKLLAQQPELAVRIAALQAELASLKQAPLQHEIATLDQQLAAIGYSFDGHNQLRQAIQAQQPWQMRFQALEQAQQQQPELRQRQANIEQLAQTRTQELDLLNQQIAELEVALGQTPDTQQQIQELEGQLQAQQVQRDYTLAQLGALQQQIQQLDQLQAQLLSQQQALQAARTQARVYQELAYAFGRNGIQALMIENLLPQLEAETNHILSRLSGNQLHVQFVTQRASRRQNKLIDTLDILIADTRGTRPYETYSGGEAFRVNFAIRLALARLLAQRSGMPLQMLIIDEGFGTQDVEGCDRLIAAISAIAADFACILTVTHIPHFREAFQARIDIHKTEDGSQILLSM